The Polypterus senegalus isolate Bchr_013 chromosome 1, ASM1683550v1, whole genome shotgun sequence genome includes a window with the following:
- the LOC120529087 gene encoding extracellular calcium-sensing receptor-like: MLGGIFEVSFKTKVPDLSFRAKPEEWTCESLDFSVFQWAQTMAFTIEEINRDQSLLPNITLGYRLYDNCMRLQVALRAATALVSDAGLNIAKNHCDGLPPVVAIVGDPLSTHSIAISRMLGLFRMPMVSFYATCSCLSNKQDHPSFFRTVPSDAFQVRAMVEIIKHYGWSWVGVVVSDDEYGQYALKNFIEEMKHIGCISFAETIPKSNIKLTVSQIVNRIKQSTSTVIVVFSSRADATSLVKEAVQQNVTGKQWIASEAWSTATALATVEHFASFGGTIGIAIRKGVIPGLEKFLLKIQPDLLPDNNLGLRFWETMFGCTFQDSTMTKNASAIFQSGKACTGLENITETKTAYSDVSESRASYNVYKAVYALAHALHNLIHCERGKGPFENNTCADIKSMQPWQLLHYLKKVSFTNPLNETVAFDDNGDALAIYDIVNWQREVDGSVTIKTIGIFDAAKKSGKEIELKEEDIFWNFHSGKVPDSVCSRSCPPGTRKANRKGEPVCCFDCIPCAEGEISDQEDSISCVSCPMEYWSNYERNKCVIREVEFLSYEDAMGITLTSTALFGACLSIGVLTVFIHYRNTPVVKANNSELSFLLLVSLTLCFLCSLCFIGKPSDLTCRLRHVMFGISFVLCISCILVKTIVVLMAFKATLPGNNMMKWFGVAQQRSTVFFCTFIQSLVCTVWLMTAPPVPAKIPTFQTAKLIFECNVGSLTGFSCLLGYIGLLASICFVLAFFARNLPDNFNEAKFITFSMLIFCAVWITFIPAYISSPGKYTVAVEIFAILASSFGLLVAIFSPKCYIILFKPERNTKKAMMSRTLSDY; this comes from the exons ATGTTGGGTGGCATATTTGAAGTAAGTTTTAAAACCAAAGTTCCAGACCTGTCTTTTAGAGCGAAGCCTGAAGAATGGACATGTGAAAG ccttgatttttcagtttttcagtgGGCTCAGACTATGGCCTTTACCATAGAAGAAATTAACCGTGATCAGAGCCTTCTTCCTAATATAACATTGGGATACAGACTTTACGATAACTGCATGAGACTGCAAGTTGCTCTCAGGGCAGCAACTGCTCTAGTTAGTGATGCTGGACTGAATATTGCTAAGAATCACTGCGATGGACTTCCTCCTGTTGTTGCTATTGTGGGGGATCCACTTTCAACACATTCAATTGCAATATCAAGAATGTTGGGGCTTTTCCGAATGCCTATG GTAAGCTTTTACGCTACATGCTCTTGTTTAAGCAATAAGCAAGATCACCCATCCTTCTTCAGAACAGTTCCCAGCGATGCCTTTCAAGTGAGAGCAATGGTAGAGATTATCAAACATTATGGCTGGTCGTGGGTAGGTGTAGTAGTGAGTGATGATGAGTATGGGCAATATGCTCTGAAAAACTTTATTGAGGAAATGAAACATATTGGTTGCATTTCATTTGCTGAAACAATTCCCAAAAGCAACATCAAGTTAACTGTGTCTCAGATTGTCAACAGGATAAAGCAGTCAACCTCTACAGTTATTGTTGTATTTTCTTCAAGAGCTGATGCAACATCTTTAGTGAAAGAGGCTGTTCAACAGAATGTTACTGGAAAGCAGTGGATTGCTAGTGAAGCATGGAGCACCGCAACTGCCTTAGCTACTGTGGAACACTTTGCTTCCTTTGGAGGCACAATTGGTATTGCCATTAGAAAAGGTGTAATACCTGGCCTGGAAAAATTTCTCTTAAAGATTCAACCCGATTTATTGCCAGATAATAATTTAGGCCTCCGCTTCTGGGAAACGATGTTTGGTTGTACTTTCCAAGATAGTACAATGACAAAAAATGCATCTGCCATATTTCAAAGTGGCAAAGCATGCACTGGACTAGAAAACATCACTGAAACCAAAACAGCATATAGTGATGTTTCAGAATCAAGAGCATCTTATAATGTCTATAAAGCAGTTTATGCCTTGGCACATGCCTTACATAATCTAATACACTGTGAACGTGGAAAAGGGCCATTTGAAAACAACACTTGTGCTGACATCAAAAGCATGCAACCATGGCAG CTTctacattatttgaaaaaagtaaGTTTTACAAATCCACTTAATGAAACAGTGGCTTTTGATGACAACGGAGATGCACTTGCCATTTATGACATTGTAAACTGGCAAAGAGAAGTTGATGGAAGTGTTACAATTAAAACCATTGGCATTTTTGATGCAGCAAAGAAAAGTGGAAAAGAGATTGAACTTAAGGAAGAGGACATTTTTTGGAACTTCCATTCTGGAAAG GTCCCTGACTCTGTTTGCAGTAGAAGTTGTCCACCGGGCACAAGAAAAGCAAATAGAAAAGGAGAGCCTGTCTGTTGTTTTGATTGCATACCATGTGCAGAAGGGGAAATCAGCGATCAAGAGG ACTCCATTTCCTGTGTTTCATGCCCAATGGAGTATTGGtcaaattatgaaagaaataagTGCGTTATAAGGGAAGTTGAATTTCTTTCCTATGAAGATGCAATGGGAATTACTTTAACAAGTACAGCCTTATTTGGAGCCTGTTTGTCAATTGGAGTGCTTACTGTTTTTATACACTATCGCAACACTCCAGTCGTGAAGGCCAACAACTCTGAActtagttttcttttattggtgTCCCTGACTCTGTGCTTTCtctgttctttgtgttttattgggAAGCCCTCAGACCTGACGTGTAGACTGAGGCATGTGATGTTTGgaattagttttgttttgtgtatttcttgCATTCTTGTCAAAACAATTGTTGTATTAATGGCTTTTAAAGCTACTCTCCCCGGAAATAACATGATGAAATGGTTTGGAGTTGCACAACAGAGAAGCACCGTCTTCTTCTGTACCTTTATTCAGTCATtagtatgtacagtatggctGATGACAGCTCCTCCTGTTCCAGCTAAAATCCCCACGTTTCAAACAGCAAAACTAATCTTTGAATGCAATGTTGGTTCTCTCACAGGATTTAGCTGTTTGTTAGGATACATTGGCTTGTTAGCTTCAATCTGCTTTGTATTGGCTTTCTTTGCAAGAAACTTGCCAGACAATTTTAATGAGGCCAAGTTTATTACATTCAGCATGCTGATCTTCTGTGCAGTTTGGATTACTTTCATACCTGCTTATATTAGCTCTCCTGGAAAATATACAGTAGCCGTtgaaatatttgccattttagcTTCAAGTTTTGGTCTCCTTGTTGCAATATTTAGTCCAaagtgttacattattttgtttaagcctgaaagaaacacaaaaaaagctATGATGAGTCGAACTTTAAGTGACTACTGA